A DNA window from Theobroma cacao cultivar B97-61/B2 chromosome 5, Criollo_cocoa_genome_V2, whole genome shotgun sequence contains the following coding sequences:
- the LOC18599275 gene encoding putative RNA-binding protein Luc7-like 2 isoform X1 produces the protein MDAMRKQLDVLMGANRNGDVREVNRKYYDRDVCRLFLSGLCPHELFQLTKMDMGPCPKVHSLQLRKEYEEAKAKGVDNYDRELEDAIDRLIVECDRKIGRALKRLEDEDAKAAIAISVSDVTQTPEVLELSKQIKEKLKEADQHDLEGKTDLKIRALEEVEELRTKRADKQSMLLLDAFNKDRASLPQPLPNPPALAPLPVPAPDPRTQEMINEKLKKAEDLGEKGMVDEAQKALEEAEALKKLPARQEPVLDSSKYTAADVRITDQKLRVCDICGAFLSVYDSDRRLADHFGGKLHLGYMQIRDKLAELQEERNKSRKLDRHDDRRSKEQSRDCDTESSRDHDRGDSRDRGRDYDRRSRDRDRYYDRDRGYDRDRERDYERSRSYDSRSRRRSRSRSKERSRDYDRHRRDRY, from the exons atggaCGCAATGAGGAAACAGCTCGATGTGCTTATGGGAGCTAATCGAAATGGCGACGTAAGGGAAGTAAATCGCAAGTACTACGATCGCGATGTTTGCCGTCTCTTTTTGTCCGGCCTTTGCCCTCACGAGCTCTTCCAATTAACG AAAATGGATATGGGGCCATGCCCAAAGGTCCACTCTTTGCAGCTGAGGAAAGA ATATGAAGAAGCCAAGGCAAAAGGTGTTGATAACTATGACAGAGAATTGGAAGATGCCATTGATAGACTCATTGTTGAGTGTGATAGGAAAATTGGCAGAGCTCTAAAGCGTCTTGAAGATGAGGATGCCAAAGCTGCTATTGCTATATCAGTTTCTGATGTTACACAG ACGCCTGAAGTACTTGAGCTGTCAAAGCAAATAAAGGAGAAACTGAAAGAAGCTGATCAACATG ATCTTGAAGGCAAGACAGATCTTAAGATTCGAGCTCTGGAAGAAGTAGAAGAACTTAGAACCAAAAGAGCAGACAAGCAG TCCATGCTGCTTTTGGATGCATTCAACAAAGATAGAGCATCGCTGCCTCAACCCCTCCCAAATCCACCAGCATTGGCACCTCTACCTGTACCTGCACCTGATCCCCGTACGCAGGAGATGATCAATGAGAAGCTAAAGAAAGCAGAAGATCTTG GTGAGAAAGGAATGGTGGATGAAGCACAAAAAGCATTGGAAGAGGCTGAAGCGCTTAAgaag CTACCTGCCAGACAAGAGCCTGTTCTGGATTCCTCGAAGTACACAGCTGCTGATGTCCGCATC ACTGATCAAAAGCTTCGTGTTTGTGACATTTGTGGAGCATTTTTGAGTGTTTATGACAG TGACCGACGTTTAGCAGATCATTTTGGAGGCAAACTTCATTTAGGCTATATGCAAATCCGGGATAAACTAGCTGAGCTTCAG gaagaaagaaacaagagCCGCAAACTTGATCGGCATGATGACAGAAG ATCAAAGGAACAAAGTAGGGATTGTGACACAGAATCTAGTCGGGATCATGACCGAGGAGATAGCCGTGACCGAGGGAGGGATTATGATCGTAGGAGCAGGGACCGGGACAGGTATTATGATCGAGATCGTGGATATGATCGGGATCGTGAGAGAGATTACGAGCGCTCACGCAGTTATGATTCAAGAAGTCGTCGCAGGTCACGTTCTCGGTCTAAGGAACGTTCTAGGGATTATGATCGCCACAG GCGTGATCGATACTAG
- the LOC18599275 gene encoding putative RNA-binding protein Luc7-like 1 isoform X2 produces MDAMRKQLDVLMGANRNGDVREVNRKYYDRDVCRLFLSGLCPHELFQLTKMDMGPCPKVHSLQLRKEYEEAKAKGVDNYDRELEDAIDRLIVECDRKIGRALKRLEDEDAKAAIAISVSDVTQTPEVLELSKQIKEKLKEADQHDLEGKTDLKIRALEEVEELRTKRADKQSMLLLDAFNKDRASLPQPLPNPPALAPLPVPAPDPRTQEMINEKLKKAEDLGEKGMVDEAQKALEEAEALKKLPARQEPVLDSSKYTAADVRITDQKLRVCDICGAFLSVYDSDRRLADHFGGKLHLGYMQIRDKLAELQVLV; encoded by the exons atggaCGCAATGAGGAAACAGCTCGATGTGCTTATGGGAGCTAATCGAAATGGCGACGTAAGGGAAGTAAATCGCAAGTACTACGATCGCGATGTTTGCCGTCTCTTTTTGTCCGGCCTTTGCCCTCACGAGCTCTTCCAATTAACG AAAATGGATATGGGGCCATGCCCAAAGGTCCACTCTTTGCAGCTGAGGAAAGA ATATGAAGAAGCCAAGGCAAAAGGTGTTGATAACTATGACAGAGAATTGGAAGATGCCATTGATAGACTCATTGTTGAGTGTGATAGGAAAATTGGCAGAGCTCTAAAGCGTCTTGAAGATGAGGATGCCAAAGCTGCTATTGCTATATCAGTTTCTGATGTTACACAG ACGCCTGAAGTACTTGAGCTGTCAAAGCAAATAAAGGAGAAACTGAAAGAAGCTGATCAACATG ATCTTGAAGGCAAGACAGATCTTAAGATTCGAGCTCTGGAAGAAGTAGAAGAACTTAGAACCAAAAGAGCAGACAAGCAG TCCATGCTGCTTTTGGATGCATTCAACAAAGATAGAGCATCGCTGCCTCAACCCCTCCCAAATCCACCAGCATTGGCACCTCTACCTGTACCTGCACCTGATCCCCGTACGCAGGAGATGATCAATGAGAAGCTAAAGAAAGCAGAAGATCTTG GTGAGAAAGGAATGGTGGATGAAGCACAAAAAGCATTGGAAGAGGCTGAAGCGCTTAAgaag CTACCTGCCAGACAAGAGCCTGTTCTGGATTCCTCGAAGTACACAGCTGCTGATGTCCGCATC ACTGATCAAAAGCTTCGTGTTTGTGACATTTGTGGAGCATTTTTGAGTGTTTATGACAG TGACCGACGTTTAGCAGATCATTTTGGAGGCAAACTTCATTTAGGCTATATGCAAATCCGGGATAAACTAGCTGAGCTTCAG GTGCTGGTATAA
- the LOC18599276 gene encoding protein TIC 20-II, chloroplastic: MASLCYSLHLAPKLSRKNPKPFPNLTFLNQSKSKVRLARRPTITRMSLNPTPATDRLISAAAYTLPFFNSLQYGRYLFIQYPQLGTLFDPLIPLLSLYKSVPYASFVAFFALYLGVVRNPSFSHYVRFNSMQAVTLDVLLIVPLLLTRILNPGRAGLGYQVMVWGHTGVFVFSCLCFVYGVVWSILGRTPYLPFVADAAGRQV; encoded by the coding sequence atggcgTCTCTCTGTTACTCTCTCCACTTAGCCCCAAAACTTTCCCgtaaaaacccaaaaccctTCCCCAATCTCACCTTCCTGAACCAATCAAAATCCAAGGTCCGACTTGCACGAAGACCCACCATCACCCGCATGTCACTGAACCCAACTCCGGCCACAGATCGCCTAATCTCCGCCGCCGCCTACACTCTCCCGTTCTTCAACTCCCTCCAATACGGCCGCTATCTCTTTATTCAATACCCTCAATTGGGTACCCTTTTCGACCCTCTTATACCCCTCTTAAGCCTGTACAAATCCGTCCCTTACGCCAGCTTCGTCGCCTTCTTCGCTTTGTATCTGGGGGTGGTTCGAAACCCGAGTTTCAGCCATTACGTGAGGTTCAATTCGATGCAGGCGGTGACACTGGATGTGCTGCTGATTGTGCCGTTGTTGCTGACGAGGATACTGAATCCTGGTCGCGCCGGGTTGGGATACCAGGTGATGGTGTGGGGGCATACTGGGGTTTTCGTGTTTAGTTGTTTGTGTTTTGTTTATGGAGTGGTTTGGAGTATCCTGGGTCGGACTCCTTACTTGCCCTTCGTTGCCGATGCTGCCGGTAGACAAGTTTAG
- the LOC18599277 gene encoding flavonol synthase/flavanone 3-hydroxylase: MEVERVQAIALSSLTKDSIPTEFIRPEEEQPAITTFHGPVPEIPVIDLDDHDQEKVIRLIANASRDWGIFQVVNHGIPFDLIEKLQQVGKEFFDLPQEEKELYAKPSGAQTIEGYGSKLGKDLQGKKNWADHLFHRIWPPSRINYQFWPQNPPSYRAVNEEYAEYMRRVVDKLFKCLSIGLGLAPHAIKEGAGGEEMEYLMKINYYPTCPRPDLALGVASHTDLSAITVLVPNDVPGLQVFKDGLWIDAKYIPGALIIHIGDQIEILSNGKYKAVLHRTTVDKEKTRMSWPVFLEPPGEFVVGPLPQLADEQNPPKYKAKRFKDYSYCKLNKLPQ; encoded by the exons ATGGAGGTGGAGCGAGTCCAAGCTATTGCTTTGTCGTCTCTAACTAAAGACAGTATCCCAACAGAGTTTATTCGGCCAGAGGAGGAACAACCTGCAATCACAACATTTCATGGTCCGGTCCCTGAAATCCCCGTCATCGATCTCGATGACCATGATCAGGAAAAGGTTATCCGTTTGATTGCCAATGCTAGCAGGGATTGGGGGATATTCCAGGTTGTAAACCATGGCATACCCTTTGATCTCATTGAAAAGCTACAACAAGTGGGCAAGGAGTTTTTTGATCTGCCACAGGAAGAGAAAGAACTGTATGCTAAGCCAAGTGGTGCACAGACAATTGAAGGTTATGGAAGCAAGCTTGGAAAAGATCTTCAAGGAAAGAAGAATTGGGCTGATCACCTTTTCCACAGGATATGGCCTCCTTCACGCATCAACTACCAGTTCTGGCCCCAGAACCCCCCCTCTTACAG AGCGGTGAACGAGGAGTATGCAGAGTACATGAGAAGGGTAGTGGACAAGCTGTTCAAATGCCTGTCAATAGGGCTAGGGCTTGCACCCCATGCCATTAAAGAAGGAGCAGGAGGTGAGGAGATGGAGTATTTGATGAAGATAAACTACTATCCGACATGTCCTCGTCCCGATCTAGCTCTGGGAGTCGCTTCTCACACTGATCTTTCTGCCATAACCGTTCTTGTGCCCAACGACGTCCCTGGGTTGCAAGTCTTCAAGGATGGCCTCTGGATCGATGCCAAATACATCCCTGGCGCCCTCATTATTCACATTGGCGACCAGATTGAG ATACTAAGCAATGGAAAATACAAGGCTGTACTGCACAGGACCACAGTGGACAAGGAAAAAACGAGGATGTCATGGCCGGTATTCTTGGAACCGCCAGGGGAATTTGTGGTTGGGCCGCTTCCTCAGCTTGCCGACGAACAAAATCCTCCCAAATATAAGGCCAAGAGATTCAAGGACTATAGTTATTGTAAACTGAACAAGCTGCCCCAGTAA